The proteins below come from a single uncultured Dethiosulfovibrio sp. genomic window:
- a CDS encoding MFS transporter yields the protein MGVGVISPILPLYAVKLGASGTLLGLIFSAFSISRMGCTLFSGSLADRINRKRLMMFGLSVYTISSLAYLFIDSAWHMVAIRFFNGMGSAFVVPIAMSIGSDVAEPGEEGHFFGSLQMALFAGIGAGPLISGLLTDWMGTQAPFLVMTAMTLLALMGIALWLPGSIPSSSITEDKGEMSAYRFLLSDKILLRVYAFQFATALGRGAMLMFVPLLATEMGLSFMEIGAVLSAVSISTALCQRTSGDMADRYPKNRLVLVGGIASAFTMFILPQLGSFPLLLAGGVAFGLGSGMGSPSAASIASIRGKGFGSGRTMGLYNIFFGLGMIAGPLAAGYLRDMNIISSPFVPIGFIVLAMTCLFLKDSEFRSLDGGACGEGLCSRNR from the coding sequence ATGGGTGTCGGTGTGATAAGCCCAATTTTGCCTTTGTACGCAGTAAAACTGGGGGCTAGTGGGACTTTGCTAGGCCTTATTTTCAGCGCATTTTCAATATCCCGTATGGGGTGTACCTTATTTTCCGGATCTCTGGCGGACCGGATCAATCGAAAAAGGTTGATGATGTTCGGCCTGTCGGTATACACTATATCGTCCTTGGCCTATCTTTTTATCGATTCTGCCTGGCATATGGTGGCCATAAGGTTTTTCAACGGAATGGGCTCGGCCTTTGTCGTCCCTATTGCCATGTCGATAGGGTCGGACGTAGCAGAGCCCGGCGAGGAAGGGCACTTCTTTGGCTCTCTTCAGATGGCTCTCTTTGCTGGAATTGGGGCGGGGCCCCTTATCAGCGGTCTATTGACCGATTGGATGGGAACTCAGGCCCCTTTTTTGGTAATGACCGCTATGACCTTATTAGCCCTGATGGGCATAGCCCTATGGCTGCCTGGGTCTATCCCTTCCTCCTCTATTACCGAGGATAAAGGTGAGATGTCTGCTTATCGATTTTTACTATCCGATAAAATACTGCTAAGGGTCTACGCTTTTCAGTTCGCTACCGCCTTAGGTAGAGGGGCCATGTTGATGTTCGTACCTCTTCTGGCTACGGAGATGGGCCTATCTTTTATGGAAATTGGAGCGGTTCTATCGGCGGTCTCCATATCGACAGCCCTTTGTCAGAGGACTTCCGGGGACATGGCCGATCGATATCCTAAGAATAGGCTTGTTCTCGTCGGAGGCATAGCGTCGGCCTTTACTATGTTTATTTTGCCCCAACTTGGTTCATTCCCCTTGCTTTTAGCCGGTGGTGTGGCCTTTGGTCTAGGGTCCGGTATGGGGTCGCCTTCCGCTGCCTCTATAGCCTCAATCAGGGGAAAGGGTTTTGGCTCTGGAAGGACTATGGGACTTTACAACATATTTTTCGGTCTCGGCATGATAGCAGGCCCTTTAGCAGCAGGCTATCTGAGGGACATGAATATAATCTCATCCCCTTTTGTCCCTATAGGTTTTATCGTATTGGCTATGACGTGCCTTTTCCTTAAAGATAGCGAATTTCGTTCTCTTGACGGTGGAGCCTGTGGCGAGGGGCTATGTTCCAGAAACAGATGA
- a CDS encoding AEC family transporter, with amino-acid sequence MISAFFIVLPLGAVMAIGWYLRHRDVVTYSGLDEMNRLLYWVAMPAILFRSTIRVDPELFSNLPFMCAVYSVFVVLPFISWGLAKIRKLPREKLAVSVLTSVRGNNVFMGLPAVTIALGEAGLESYGIYLALSLVVYQVISISMGQFAMSGELSLSSIKQVFGRLIRNPMLISCLLGVAGAFSGLGSIPHWVDQTLVILGNIGSGVALIALGASLVVEDILSSIRQVWGDLIVRLILSPLLTLLAFQFFPVEPMLVKTSVLVAAMPAAVNNFVLSKGMGMDGEYAGKVVVTSTMCSVFTITFWLSIMGV; translated from the coding sequence ATGATCAGTGCGTTTTTCATCGTTTTGCCCCTTGGGGCAGTTATGGCGATAGGGTGGTATCTAAGACACAGAGATGTAGTGACCTACTCTGGATTAGACGAGATGAACAGGCTTCTTTATTGGGTAGCTATGCCCGCTATTCTCTTCCGTTCCACCATAAGAGTTGACCCGGAGCTTTTCTCAAACCTACCTTTCATGTGCGCTGTTTACAGCGTGTTCGTGGTCTTGCCCTTTATCTCCTGGGGATTGGCTAAAATCAGAAAGCTACCTAGGGAAAAACTTGCGGTATCGGTCTTAACCTCCGTAAGGGGAAACAACGTTTTTATGGGACTTCCCGCCGTTACCATCGCTCTCGGCGAGGCTGGCCTGGAGAGTTACGGTATCTATCTAGCTCTGTCTCTCGTGGTATATCAGGTTATATCCATATCCATGGGGCAGTTCGCTATGTCAGGGGAACTTTCTCTGAGCTCCATAAAGCAGGTGTTCGGGAGACTGATAAGAAATCCTATGTTGATATCCTGCCTCCTTGGCGTCGCAGGGGCTTTTTCGGGACTAGGATCTATCCCTCATTGGGTCGATCAAACCCTGGTTATCCTGGGAAATATCGGGAGCGGCGTAGCCCTCATAGCTTTAGGAGCTTCTTTGGTGGTCGAGGATATACTATCCTCCATAAGACAGGTATGGGGAGATCTTATCGTGAGGCTAATATTATCTCCACTACTAACCCTTCTTGCTTTTCAATTCTTCCCCGTTGAGCCTATGTTGGTAAAAACCTCGGTTCTGGTTGCAGCTATGCCTGCTGCGGTGAATAATTTTGTCCTGTCAAAAGGTATGGGCATGGACGGTGAGTATGCCGGAAAAGTGGTGGTAACTTCGACGATGTGCTCGGTTTTTACCATAACTTTTTGGCTGTCCATAATGGGAGTGTAG
- a CDS encoding membrane dipeptidase, producing the protein MKKRENSMAVARELHRSRLVLDAHFDLLVDVLEKRERGRHRVIEEDHLPSMKKAGLDVVVSSLFVSDRYVPDMALRRALDQIGALHQEIDESGDKLVLCRTWNEVDSARSTGKLAIVLSFEGVEPISNDLGLLRIFYELGVRGVGLVWSRRNYAGDGCFFSQRREGKKGGLTDFGVRLLDEISSLGMFLDVSHLNDEGFQDVLSFYEGPFIASHSNCRSLMGTMRNLTDEQIVALAQRGGVMGMNSCSTFVADEAKVGPVTAKHLADHVDHIKNLVGIDHVGFGFDFCDMFRTNSGTSSYDCISGYNQAIDLSTELLMRGYSEDQVAMVTGENFARFYRQVLK; encoded by the coding sequence TTGAAAAAACGGGAAAATAGCATGGCGGTAGCGAGAGAACTTCATCGATCTCGGTTGGTCTTAGACGCCCATTTTGATCTTTTGGTCGATGTCTTGGAGAAAAGGGAAAGGGGTAGGCATCGTGTCATAGAGGAGGACCATTTACCTTCGATGAAAAAAGCCGGTTTGGACGTTGTGGTGTCCTCTCTCTTCGTGAGCGACAGGTATGTGCCAGACATGGCTCTTCGTAGGGCCCTGGACCAGATCGGTGCGCTGCACCAGGAAATAGATGAGTCAGGGGATAAGCTGGTTCTTTGCCGCACTTGGAACGAGGTCGACTCCGCTCGCTCCACAGGTAAACTGGCGATAGTCCTCTCCTTTGAGGGCGTTGAGCCTATCTCCAACGATCTGGGGCTGTTGAGGATCTTCTACGAGCTCGGGGTCAGAGGGGTTGGACTTGTCTGGAGTAGAAGAAACTACGCTGGCGACGGGTGTTTCTTCTCCCAGAGGAGGGAAGGCAAAAAAGGGGGTTTAACCGATTTTGGGGTAAGGCTGCTGGACGAAATATCCTCTCTTGGGATGTTTCTAGACGTTAGCCATCTCAACGACGAAGGGTTTCAGGACGTTCTGAGTTTTTACGAAGGTCCTTTTATCGCCTCCCACTCGAACTGTCGTTCTCTGATGGGAACCATGAGAAACCTTACCGATGAACAGATAGTCGCCCTTGCTCAGCGAGGAGGGGTTATGGGGATGAACTCCTGTAGCACCTTTGTCGCAGATGAGGCTAAAGTCGGTCCTGTTACAGCGAAACACCTGGCGGACCACGTTGACCATATAAAAAATCTGGTTGGTATAGATCATGTTGGCTTTGGTTTCGATTTTTGCGATATGTTCAGAACTAATTCAGGTACCTCCAGCTATGACTGTATATCGGGGTATAACCAGGCCATCGACCTTTCCACCGAACTTCTCATGAGAGGGTATTCGGAAGACCAGGTCGCTATGGTTACAGGTGAAAATTTCGCACGCTTTTATCGTCAGGTACTAAAATAG
- a CDS encoding amino acid ABC transporter ATP-binding protein has product MDIAVKVNDLHKSFGKLNVLKGVSLDVAEGEVVSVIGPSGSGKSTLARCICQLEDINQGEIYLYEKRVDKGNMSCKEQSQLVGMIFQQFNLFPHLSVLENITLSPIKVRGISREKANEEALELLSKVGLVDKKDSRPSELSGGQQQRVAIARALAMEPKIMVFDEPTSALDPELVGEVLEVIANLAKSGMTMVIITHEMSFAKDVSDRVIFMAEGIIVEQGSPEEILEKPKEERTKSFLQRMLSHSIRDKEGQ; this is encoded by the coding sequence ATGGACATTGCCGTCAAGGTAAATGACCTACACAAGTCTTTTGGAAAACTCAACGTCCTAAAGGGAGTCTCTCTTGATGTAGCAGAGGGAGAGGTGGTCTCTGTAATAGGACCAAGCGGATCGGGGAAGAGTACCTTAGCTAGATGCATCTGTCAATTAGAGGATATCAATCAGGGAGAGATATATCTCTACGAGAAAAGAGTAGATAAAGGTAACATGTCGTGCAAGGAACAATCCCAGCTGGTTGGAATGATTTTTCAGCAGTTCAATCTATTCCCTCACTTATCGGTTCTGGAAAACATAACGTTATCCCCGATAAAAGTCCGTGGGATCTCAAGGGAAAAGGCCAACGAAGAGGCCTTAGAATTACTCTCTAAAGTGGGTTTAGTCGACAAAAAGGACTCTAGGCCAAGCGAATTATCAGGAGGACAACAACAGAGAGTGGCTATAGCCAGAGCGCTGGCTATGGAGCCTAAAATTATGGTTTTCGACGAGCCAACAAGCGCCCTCGATCCAGAGCTAGTGGGAGAGGTATTAGAGGTAATAGCCAACCTCGCCAAAAGCGGCATGACGATGGTTATTATAACCCATGAGATGTCTTTCGCCAAAGATGTTTCCGACAGAGTTATATTTATGGCGGAAGGCATTATAGTGGAACAGGGGAGCCCTGAAGAGATTCTGGAAAAACCGAAGGAAGAAAGGACTAAATCCTTCCTTCAAAGGATGCTTTCTCACTCAATAAGGGATAAAGAAGGGCAGTGA
- a CDS encoding L-fuculose-phosphate aldolase: protein MILREEREQVVEYGRKLMEANLTTGTGGNVSVFNREEGYIALSPSGMDYFDVEPEDVVIMTLDGTFVEEDHLVPTTEWGLHLGLYKVRPDASAIVHCHSDYATAVSCLGIDLPAVNYMVAVAGDRVPITPFAVYGTPELAKNVADNIGDYNAVLMANHGQIALGRSMKAAFTVALNVEYVARLYILAKSAGEPVILSKEAIEGTQRQFASYGQTKKR from the coding sequence TTGATTTTGAGGGAAGAAAGAGAACAGGTGGTCGAGTACGGCAGAAAGCTGATGGAGGCCAATCTCACCACAGGGACAGGAGGCAACGTCAGCGTTTTCAACAGGGAGGAGGGCTATATAGCCCTTAGCCCATCTGGAATGGATTACTTTGACGTAGAGCCCGAGGACGTGGTCATTATGACCCTGGACGGGACTTTTGTGGAGGAGGATCACCTAGTTCCCACTACCGAGTGGGGGCTCCATCTTGGATTGTACAAGGTGAGACCTGACGCATCGGCGATAGTACACTGTCACTCCGATTACGCTACCGCCGTATCGTGTTTAGGAATAGATCTTCCGGCGGTGAACTACATGGTCGCCGTCGCCGGGGATAGAGTGCCAATTACTCCCTTTGCGGTCTACGGCACTCCTGAGCTAGCTAAAAACGTAGCTGACAATATAGGGGATTATAACGCCGTCCTGATGGCTAACCACGGTCAGATCGCCTTAGGCAGATCGATGAAGGCAGCCTTCACCGTTGCTCTAAACGTAGAGTACGTGGCCAGGCTTTACATACTGGCAAAAAGCGCAGGGGAACCGGTTATACTTTCCAAAGAGGCCATAGAGGGCACTCAGAGGCAGTTTGCCTCTTACGGACAGACAAAGAAGAGATGA
- a CDS encoding TonB-dependent receptor, with translation MVRPEETKGEFKTLPDLLRQSAGVHITEIQGHGGYTVASIRGSTSSQVAIYLDGVLLNSAGEPTVDLSTIPIENVERIEIYRGHVPARFGVSGMGAVINIVTHGTSMPTNSLMAGVGSLGLKKWSSRTSFPTGEGRSLFTTEIEGYDGDFSFYNTGGTSNAGDDYQATRRFNSYSFQNIMYKWEDDDWNLKFSYYHKNRDVPYSARLNWDTLENPDIYGKRRQDIQKKEFSLGRPFEIIGVEGNLYLLYLQESKDFSDPTGIKRGNMPSWSKSDSSRIEGGLQLSKWLGESNQLAFYGNWSFENYDVDGDGGYSIYNLKHYSRHNSNLTLEDTLFPIKGSDLQIVPMIRYNSVGDDHGWSWSTALSYPMPKGWTFKSSIGHYFRAPGFFEIFGDGVYIVPNDKIEPEEGDQWDVGLRWNGDVGSIRAAIGITYFKTKTKDLIVFVSRGPFQGRYENIDDGEIEGVELEMSAEWEQSSLSLGYTHMNSTNLAIDNQYRGNPLPNRPENAWHVRVQQGLGKDVSGFLEYSYISDNYLDQLGEVVWSDHSRFDLGLKWQVKENLLMSVGVNDVFDKTSNIHSYGSSLPGASLTPDYPLEGRTTYLSLIWDI, from the coding sequence GTGGTAAGACCGGAGGAGACAAAGGGAGAGTTCAAAACTCTCCCAGACCTACTGCGACAGTCTGCGGGAGTTCATATCACCGAAATACAGGGACACGGCGGGTATACTGTAGCGTCTATTCGAGGTAGCACATCCTCCCAAGTCGCTATCTATCTGGACGGAGTCCTTCTTAACAGTGCAGGAGAACCAACGGTAGACCTTTCTACGATACCAATAGAAAACGTCGAACGGATCGAGATATACAGAGGACACGTCCCAGCACGTTTTGGAGTATCCGGTATGGGGGCTGTAATCAACATCGTCACCCACGGAACGTCAATGCCAACGAACTCTCTTATGGCGGGAGTGGGATCGCTTGGCTTAAAAAAATGGTCCTCTAGAACATCTTTTCCTACAGGTGAAGGAAGATCCCTTTTCACCACCGAGATAGAGGGATATGACGGAGACTTCTCTTTCTACAACACTGGAGGGACCAGCAACGCTGGCGACGACTATCAAGCAACAAGACGTTTTAACAGTTATTCATTCCAAAACATCATGTACAAATGGGAAGACGATGATTGGAATTTGAAATTTAGCTATTACCATAAGAACAGGGATGTCCCCTACTCTGCAAGACTCAACTGGGACACCCTGGAAAATCCCGACATATACGGCAAAAGAAGACAGGACATACAGAAAAAAGAGTTCTCTCTGGGAAGGCCTTTTGAGATAATAGGGGTTGAGGGAAACCTATACCTACTTTATCTCCAGGAGTCCAAGGACTTTTCCGACCCTACAGGGATCAAAAGAGGCAACATGCCCAGCTGGAGCAAGTCCGACTCATCCAGGATAGAGGGAGGATTACAGCTAAGCAAATGGCTGGGGGAAAGCAATCAGTTAGCCTTCTACGGTAATTGGTCCTTCGAGAATTACGATGTGGATGGAGATGGAGGCTATTCGATTTACAACCTAAAACACTACAGTCGCCATAATTCAAACCTAACATTAGAAGACACGTTATTTCCAATAAAGGGCTCGGATCTACAGATAGTCCCAATGATACGATACAACAGCGTAGGAGATGATCATGGATGGAGCTGGTCAACCGCCCTATCCTACCCAATGCCTAAAGGATGGACCTTTAAATCCTCTATCGGACACTATTTTAGGGCCCCTGGGTTTTTTGAGATATTCGGGGATGGAGTTTATATAGTTCCCAACGATAAAATAGAGCCAGAGGAAGGCGACCAATGGGACGTAGGTTTGCGGTGGAACGGCGATGTAGGGTCTATAAGAGCAGCGATAGGCATAACCTATTTTAAAACAAAGACAAAAGATCTAATTGTTTTTGTCAGCAGAGGCCCATTCCAGGGAAGATACGAAAATATAGACGATGGAGAGATTGAAGGAGTCGAGTTAGAGATGTCCGCAGAGTGGGAGCAAAGCTCCCTATCTCTAGGATATACCCACATGAACAGCACAAATCTGGCCATCGACAACCAATATAGAGGTAACCCATTGCCTAACAGGCCAGAAAATGCGTGGCACGTAAGGGTTCAACAGGGCCTCGGAAAGGACGTCTCCGGCTTCCTAGAGTACTCCTATATATCCGACAACTATCTCGACCAGTTGGGGGAAGTGGTGTGGAGCGACCACAGTCGATTCGACTTAGGACTAAAGTGGCAGGTAAAGGAAAACCTGTTGATGTCAGTCGGTGTTAACGATGTTTTTGATAAAACATCAAACATTCATTCCTACGGTTCATCTTTGCCCGGAGCATCCCTCACCCCAGACTATCCGTTGGAAGGCAGAACAACTTATTTATCGCTTATTTGGGATATTTGA
- a CDS encoding FGGY-family carbohydrate kinase: MSKKYLMGVDVGTSETKGVLVDLSGAVIASASSPHELIIPRQGWAEHDPEVSWWGGLKSVIKDLLDGSGVSSDEIASFGCSTIAPCMVPMDERGVALRNAVLYGIDTRATEEINELNSAIGEDEIFSRCGNSLSSQSVGPKILWLRKNESQIYDKAHKIGTGSTYLVARLTGEWWIDHYTACNYVPCYDVASQGWAEDLCSSIVDIDKLPAIGWTSQVAGYVTEEAALETGLAVGTPVIVGATDAASEAVSVGVVEPGQMMLMYGSTLFMIQVTDSPVTDTRLWSAPFLFPGTYSLMAGMATTGVLTKWFRDNCALDLVDQESRDGFSSFSRLAEMASNVSPGAEGLIVLPYFSGERTPINDPGARGTVFGLTLSHGREHIYRAILEGVGHGVRHHVDLLEAIGAAPEEFRAVGGGTKNLPWLQMVSDICGIEQLVPPVTFGASYGDAFLAGLGIGLFADHGDIKSWIGDPLKIGNDLDLKPLYDLYHKVYLDLYRSTASLMHDLGVLSRKS, from the coding sequence TTGAGTAAAAAATATTTAATGGGTGTTGACGTTGGAACCAGCGAGACCAAGGGGGTTCTGGTCGATCTCTCAGGAGCGGTAATAGCCTCCGCCTCTAGCCCCCACGAATTGATTATCCCTAGACAGGGTTGGGCGGAACACGACCCTGAGGTATCCTGGTGGGGTGGGCTCAAGTCGGTGATAAAAGATCTATTGGACGGTAGCGGTGTATCCTCCGACGAGATAGCTTCCTTCGGTTGTAGCACTATCGCTCCCTGTATGGTTCCTATGGACGAAAGAGGTGTCGCTCTAAGAAACGCCGTGCTTTACGGCATAGACACCAGGGCTACCGAGGAGATAAACGAGTTAAACTCCGCCATAGGGGAGGACGAGATATTCTCCCGTTGCGGGAACTCCCTGTCCTCTCAGTCCGTAGGCCCTAAAATTCTATGGCTCAGAAAAAATGAGTCTCAGATCTACGATAAGGCCCATAAAATAGGGACAGGAAGCACCTATCTGGTAGCCAGGCTCACTGGGGAATGGTGGATCGACCACTACACAGCCTGCAACTATGTTCCATGTTATGACGTTGCATCTCAAGGATGGGCTGAGGACCTATGTTCCTCTATAGTCGACATAGACAAGCTACCTGCCATAGGCTGGACCTCCCAGGTCGCTGGCTACGTCACCGAGGAGGCCGCATTGGAGACCGGCCTTGCGGTAGGAACTCCGGTCATAGTCGGGGCGACGGACGCCGCTTCCGAGGCGGTCTCAGTGGGGGTCGTAGAGCCAGGTCAGATGATGCTCATGTACGGCTCGACCCTCTTTATGATCCAGGTCACCGATAGCCCTGTGACCGATACCAGGCTGTGGTCCGCCCCTTTTCTGTTTCCAGGAACCTACTCTCTGATGGCGGGAATGGCCACCACCGGAGTCCTCACCAAGTGGTTCAGGGATAACTGTGCCCTGGACCTGGTCGACCAGGAATCCCGAGATGGTTTCTCCTCCTTTTCCAGGCTGGCGGAGATGGCCTCTAATGTCTCTCCGGGAGCGGAGGGGCTTATCGTGCTTCCCTACTTTAGCGGGGAGAGAACCCCTATAAACGATCCGGGGGCTAGAGGCACCGTTTTTGGTTTAACCCTTTCTCACGGAAGAGAACATATTTACAGGGCTATTTTAGAGGGGGTTGGCCATGGAGTTCGTCACCACGTAGATCTTTTGGAGGCCATTGGGGCAGCCCCTGAGGAGTTTAGAGCCGTAGGAGGAGGAACCAAAAACCTTCCTTGGCTCCAGATGGTCAGCGATATCTGTGGAATAGAGCAGCTTGTTCCCCCTGTGACCTTCGGAGCCTCCTACGGAGACGCCTTCCTCGCCGGTCTGGGCATAGGGCTGTTTGCCGATCACGGCGATATAAAATCGTGGATCGGTGATCCCTTAAAGATCGGTAACGATCTAGATCTAAAGCCACTTTACGATCTTTATCATAAAGTGTATCTTGATCTTTACAGGAGCACCGCTAGTCTCATGCATGACCTTGGAGTTTTGTCTCGGAAAAGCTAA
- a CDS encoding lipid A biosynthesis acyltransferase — translation MEAVRSLASTGIRGKMLYGAIRGVLGLLSPRRSVALENIGLAFPDKTPKWHRSILKKMYDHFSWMTVEYLALLKDPSQALRWVTDVEGKDVLDHLVHDKKGCVILASHGGNWELLSAWLCQSGYPLQAAVRDPNDRELAELMEEYRKKVGLVTLRKEASGLREMIRLPSRGGFIGLVADQDGGPSGVPVSFLGRPCTMPSGPASIAVLANVPIVPVSIERTCPFRHRVTVDSPILPPESGSKGEKINELCNEVNKSLETMVLRCPEEWLWMHRRWKTVPPESIVI, via the coding sequence ATGGAAGCTGTAAGATCCTTGGCGTCGACGGGGATCAGGGGGAAGATGCTCTACGGTGCTATAAGGGGAGTTTTAGGTCTCCTATCGCCGAGACGATCTGTAGCCCTTGAAAATATAGGTTTGGCATTTCCGGATAAAACTCCCAAATGGCATAGATCTATATTAAAAAAGATGTACGATCATTTTAGCTGGATGACCGTGGAGTATCTGGCCCTTCTCAAAGATCCGTCTCAGGCTCTTCGTTGGGTGACCGATGTAGAAGGTAAGGACGTTTTAGATCACCTGGTGCACGATAAAAAAGGGTGTGTAATCCTGGCGAGCCATGGAGGAAACTGGGAGCTTTTATCCGCTTGGCTGTGTCAAAGCGGTTACCCCCTTCAGGCTGCGGTCAGAGACCCTAACGATAGAGAACTAGCGGAGCTTATGGAGGAGTATCGTAAAAAGGTTGGACTTGTGACCTTGAGAAAAGAGGCCTCTGGGCTTAGAGAGATGATCAGATTACCCTCTCGAGGGGGATTTATCGGCTTAGTTGCCGATCAAGACGGTGGTCCTTCCGGTGTGCCGGTATCTTTTTTAGGAAGACCATGCACCATGCCCAGTGGTCCCGCTTCTATTGCGGTTCTCGCAAACGTGCCTATAGTCCCTGTCTCCATAGAGAGGACTTGCCCCTTTCGGCATAGAGTAACAGTAGATTCCCCGATTTTACCCCCTGAATCTGGATCTAAAGGGGAAAAAATAAACGAATTGTGCAATGAAGTCAATAAATCCCTCGAGACCATGGTATTGAGATGCCCTGAGGAGTGGCTTTGGATGCATCGAAGGTGGAAGACCGTCCCGCCGGAGTCGATAGTTATTTGA
- a CDS encoding phosphomannomutase/phosphoglucomutase: MTVPANIFREYDIRGMADTDLSSPNVQAIARAYGTYLKRKGINKASVGGDVRQSTERISKDVIKGLRETGVDVIDIGIVTSPLLYWSLFHHDLNGGVMITGSHNPKDMNGLKLAFGKATLYGEEIQRVREMVEKEDFDLVSEQGSVKEENLWEPYLSMLKEKIVLGPRKLKVVADAANGTAALKIVPFLESLGCEVIPLYCEPDGTFPNHHPDPQKRANMQDLIAKVREHRADVGFGFDGDADRIGVVDDSGEIVWGDILMALYWREILPKNPGATAIIEVKCSQALEDEVRKLGGVPHYYKAGHSLIKAEMKRINALFAGEYSGHIFFADEYYGFDDSFYAAGRLLRILSNSDLALSQMLSDMPVYYHTEEIRVDCPDERKFEVMEGITSKALKEYDAITVDGLRIVYPDGKGWGLIRASNTQPVLATRCEGRTPEDLAFISEDIRKRIVEAGLPDFQWTY, from the coding sequence ATGACCGTCCCAGCGAATATATTCAGAGAGTACGATATCAGAGGCATGGCGGATACGGATCTATCCTCCCCTAACGTCCAGGCCATAGCCAGAGCCTACGGAACTTACCTGAAAAGGAAGGGAATAAATAAGGCTTCCGTAGGAGGAGACGTTCGCCAGTCCACCGAAAGAATAAGCAAAGACGTAATTAAAGGCCTCAGAGAGACCGGCGTGGACGTCATAGATATAGGCATAGTTACGAGCCCCTTACTTTACTGGAGCCTATTCCACCACGACCTCAACGGTGGAGTTATGATAACCGGCAGTCACAACCCAAAGGACATGAACGGCCTTAAGCTGGCTTTCGGAAAGGCCACTCTCTACGGGGAGGAAATCCAAAGGGTAAGGGAAATGGTGGAGAAAGAGGATTTCGACCTAGTATCAGAACAGGGATCGGTAAAGGAAGAAAACCTTTGGGAACCCTATCTGTCCATGTTGAAGGAGAAGATCGTCCTTGGACCTAGAAAACTAAAGGTAGTAGCCGACGCCGCCAACGGCACCGCAGCCCTCAAGATCGTGCCCTTCCTGGAGAGCCTTGGCTGCGAGGTCATCCCCCTTTACTGTGAGCCCGATGGGACCTTCCCTAACCATCATCCAGATCCTCAAAAGAGGGCTAATATGCAGGACCTCATAGCCAAAGTCAGAGAACACAGGGCGGATGTGGGATTCGGATTCGACGGCGATGCGGATCGCATCGGGGTCGTAGACGACTCCGGCGAGATAGTCTGGGGAGATATTCTCATGGCTCTCTACTGGCGAGAGATCCTCCCTAAAAACCCTGGAGCGACGGCGATAATAGAGGTCAAGTGCTCTCAGGCCCTGGAGGACGAGGTCAGAAAGCTAGGAGGGGTTCCACACTACTACAAAGCTGGACATTCCCTCATAAAGGCTGAGATGAAGAGGATAAACGCCCTCTTCGCCGGAGAGTATTCTGGGCATATTTTCTTCGCCGACGAATATTACGGCTTCGACGACTCGTTCTACGCCGCAGGTAGACTGCTTCGTATCCTATCCAACAGCGACCTCGCCCTCTCCCAGATGCTGTCGGACATGCCGGTGTACTATCACACCGAAGAGATAAGGGTGGACTGCCCGGACGAGAGAAAGTTCGAGGTCATGGAGGGCATCACATCCAAAGCTCTGAAAGAATACGATGCTATCACCGTTGACGGCCTGAGGATCGTCTACCCCGACGGGAAGGGGTGGGGTCTCATAAGGGCATCCAACACCCAGCCGGTTCTAGCGACCAGGTGTGAGGGTAGAACACCGGAGGATCTGGCCTTCATATCGGAGGACATCAGAAAGAGGATCGTAGAGGCTGGATTGCCCGACTTCCAGTGGACCTACTGA
- a CDS encoding amino acid ABC transporter permease has protein sequence MILKGAWFTVKASLCSVIIGSFFGLIVGALRVLPFTPARALAATYIYVIRGTPLLIQLFLIYFGLPSLGINLPAFTAGVIGLSINSSGYVGEIVRGGIEAVPKGQWEASRMLGLSYLQSMCNIILPQAIRNMLPAIGNEFVTLIKESSLLSTLAITELTMAGQQVRSVTYASFETFIAVGVVYLCLTSLTSLALQLIERRWQTS, from the coding sequence ATGATTTTGAAAGGCGCATGGTTTACCGTAAAAGCATCATTATGTAGCGTAATAATAGGGTCTTTTTTCGGTCTTATCGTAGGAGCTCTGAGGGTTTTACCGTTTACTCCTGCTAGAGCCTTGGCGGCTACCTATATATACGTCATAAGAGGAACGCCGTTGCTTATTCAGCTTTTCCTGATATATTTCGGCCTTCCATCTCTAGGAATTAATCTTCCCGCCTTCACCGCAGGGGTCATAGGATTGTCGATAAACTCCTCAGGCTACGTAGGGGAGATAGTCAGAGGGGGGATAGAGGCCGTCCCCAAGGGACAATGGGAGGCATCAAGGATGCTGGGATTATCCTATCTACAATCGATGTGTAATATAATATTGCCTCAGGCGATCAGAAACATGCTCCCAGCTATAGGGAACGAGTTTGTGACTTTGATAAAGGAATCCTCGCTCCTGTCTACTTTGGCTATAACCGAGCTGACCATGGCAGGACAGCAGGTCAGAAGCGTGACCTACGCATCTTTCGAGACGTTCATAGCGGTGGGAGTTGTTTACCTATGCCTCACCAGCCTTACAAGTCTAGCTCTGCAGCTGATTGAGCGTCGTTGGCAAACTAGCTAA